One genomic region from Argentina anserina chromosome 2, drPotAnse1.1, whole genome shotgun sequence encodes:
- the LOC126783511 gene encoding rDNA transcriptional regulator pol5 has product MEVESNSNAQKPIQSHKKKRKASEESKPPKPMEADAKPMEKQKKRKAVDKERRLHAAAAEPEPEPKPKPSVDDDVPELKPTVLPEFHVGVFKDLAAADAAVREAAVEALATELIRVQRAYEGLENKELVEGGGVKLEAEKDDGLNGCAPSLRYALRRLIRGVSSSRECARQGFAIGLTVVLSTIRSIKVDSLLKLIVDFLEVTSSMKGQEQRDRLLGRLFAYGALGRSGRLIEEWVSDRNTPYIKEFTSVLIALASKKRYLQEPAISVILDLIEKLPPESLLVHILEAPGLQEWFEGAIEIGNPDALLLALKIGEKVSVDSAKFGKLLPDPFIPNKLFSADHLSSLANSLKESTFCQPRIHSVWPVLVNILLPDRVLQTEDALSISNSLKKHKKNRKSSSSDVDIAKNFQCFCEVIIEGSLLPSSHDRKHLAFDVLLLLLPRLPASYIPICLSYKVVQCMTDVLPTTDAWLKKIVQNFIKTLSEWVGDDDVKRVSVIMALQKHSNGKFDCITRTKTVKDLMGDFRTESGCMLFIQNLLNMFVDESHASDEPSDQSITTDDNSEIGSIEDKDSVAVGNLDILKAWIVESLPCILKNLKLEPEAKFRVQKEILKFLAVQGLFTASLGTEVTSFELQEKFRWPKAATSSALCRMCIEQLQLLLANSQKGEGPRGLSNRLESNDLGTYFMRFLSTLCNIPSISLFRPLDTEEENTLKKLQAMETSLSKEEKNCGLSSEANRLHALRYLLIQLLLQMLLRPKEFLIAVSELIICCKKAFHVVDLVDSSGEDYLDGDDAPAVMDVLVDTLLSLLPQSSAPMRTAIEQVFKYFCIDITDDGLLRMLRVIRKNLKPARHQDADSEDIDDEEDEDFLNIEEDEAIDRAETGETVESDEQTDESEADSEADSEAVDGIEEVTTEMPETSDESDGGMDDDAMFRMDTYLARIFKERKNLAGGDTAHQQLMLFKLRVLSLLEIYLHENPDKPQVLLVYSNLARAFVEPHTAESSEQLGQRIWGILQKKIFKAKDHPKGEDVQISTLESLLQRNLKLASKPIKRKKSAANPSKKKQSASWNRQKMIVSLAQSSTFWILKIIDARNFAESELLRVFDIFQGILVEYFNSKKSQIKSEFLKEIFRRRPWIGRYLFGFLLEKCGSSKSDFRRVEALDMVSDILKSSGLSDGSGQEALKKIMKSHLQKLCQLIEQLLTNMPEKQSRRAEVRKFCGKIFQMVATLKLSKSFFKNLAPDAHAKCESQLGDQFKNLKNQAKE; this is encoded by the exons ATGGAGGTagaatcaaattcaaatgcCCAGAAACCAATCCAGAGCcacaagaagaaaagaaaagcctCTGAAGAATCCAAACCCCCCAAACCAATGGAAGCCGATGCCAAGCCCATGGAGAAGCAGAAGAAACGGAAAGCCGTGGACAAAGAGAGACGCCTCcacgccgccgccgccgaacCCGAACCCGAACCCAAGCCCAAACCGTCCGTCGATGATGACGTACCAGAACTGAAACCCACTGTGCTGCCGGAGTTCCACGTCGGCGTGTTCAAGGACTTGGCTGCCGCCGATGCGGCGGTGAGAGAGGCGGCGGTGGAGGCTCTGGCGACGGAGCTGATACGAGTGCAGAGGGCCTATGAGGGGCTTGAGAATAAGGAGTTGGTGGAAGGCGGGGGAGTGAAGCTGGAGGCCGAGAAGGATGACGGCTTGAATGGCTGTGCGCCGTCGTTGAGATATGCTTTGCGGAGGCTCATTCGTGGTGTTTCTTCATCCAGAGAG tGTGCAAGACAGGGATTTGCAATTGGTTTAACTGTTGTACTAAGTACCATTCGCAGCATCAAGGTGGACTCATTACTGAAACTCATAGTTGATTTCTTAGAGGTCACTTCATCAATGAAGGGTCAG GAACAAAGGGATCGTCTTTTGGGTCGTTTATTTGCTTATGGTGCTCTTGGAAGATCAGGAAGACTAATTGAGGAGTGGGTTTCTGATAGAAATACGCCTTACATAAAGGAATTCACTAGTGTTCTCATTGCTCTTGCATCAAAGAAGAGATACTTGCAAGAGCCTGCCATATCAGTCATTTTGGACTTGATTGAAAAG TTACCCCCAGAATCCTTGTTGGTTCATATACTAGAGGCTCCAGGGCTTCAAGAATGGTTCGAAGGAGCTATAGAAATTGGAAATCCTGATGCTTTGCTTTTGGCTCTGAAAATTGGAGAAAAGGTTTCTGTGGACAGTGCAAAATTTGGGAAACTTCTGCCAGACCCATTCATTCCCAACAAACTGTTCTCTGCTGATCACCTGTCTTCTCTTGCTAACAGTTTAAAG GAATCTACCTTTTGTCAGCCACGCATTCACAGTGTTTGGCCTGTTCTAGTGAATATTTTATTGCCAGATAGAGTTTTACAGACTGAAGATGCACTGTCTATTTCAAATTCCTTAAAGAAGCACAAAAAGAATCGGAAGTCTAGCTCTTCAGATGTAGATATTGCAAAGAATTTCCAGTGCTTCTGTGAGGTGATTATTGAGGGATCCCTTCTCCCATCATCTCATGATCGAAAACATTTGGCCTTTGACGTTCTGCTTCTTCTCCTACCGAGGTTGCCTGCCTCTTATATACCAATTTGTTTATCTTACAAAGTTGTTCAGTGCATGACCGATGTGCTTCCAACAACAGATGCTTGGCTCAAGAAAATTGTGCAAAACTTTATCAAGACATTATCAGAATGGGTTGGGGATGATGATGTCAAAAGGGTTTCTGTCATTATGGCCCTACAGAAACACAGCAATGGTAAATTTGATTGTATCACACGGACAAAAACAGTCAAGGATTTGATGGGAGACTTCAGAACAGAATCAGGTTGCATGCTGTTTATTCAAAACTTGTTGAACATGTTTGTGGATGAGAGTCATGCTTCTGATGAACCTTCCGATCAGAGTATAACAACAGATGACAATTCAGAGATAGGTTCTATTGAAGACAAGGACTCTGTTGCAGTGGGTAATTTGGATATTCTGAAAGCATGGATAGTGGAATCCCTCCCCTGTATATTGAAAAATTTGAAACTAGAACCAGAAGCTAAGTTTAGAGTTCAAAAAGAGATTTTGAAGTTTTTAGCTGTTCAGGGTCTGTTCACTGCGTCTCTTGGCACTGAAGTGACATCCTTTGAATTACAAGAGAAATTTAGGTGGCCAAAAGCAGCCACCTCCAGTGCTCTTTGCAGGATGTGTATCGAGCAACTCCAGTTATTGTTGGCAAATTCTCAAAAAGGAGAAGGTCCTCGTGGTTTGTCAAATCGACTCGAGTCTAATGATCTAGGGACATACTTCATGCGGTTTCTTAGCACTTTGTGCAACATTCCTTCAATTTCTCTCTTTCGACCTTTGGATACCGAGGAAGAGAACACATTGAAAAAGTTGCAAGCTATGGAAACTTCACTTTCTAAAGAG GAAAAGAATTGTGGGCTTAGCAGCGAGGCAAATAGGTTGCACGCACTGAGATACTTGCTCATCCAGCTGCTTTTGCAAATGCTCCTTCGACCTAAAGAATTCTTAATAGCAGTATCTGAGCTTATTATATGTTGTAAAAAGGCGTTCCATGTTGTTGATCTTGTTGATTCCAGTGGAGAAGACTACTTAGATGGTGATGATGCACCTGCAGTAATGGATGTTCTTGTGGATACACTACTCTCATTGCTGCCACAGTCATCTGCTCCTATGCGAACTGCTATTGAGCAG GTTTTTAAATACTTCTGTATTGACATCACGGATGATGGTCTGCTGCGGATGTTGAGGGTCATTAGGAAGAACTTGAAACCTGCGAGACATCAGGATGCTGATAGTGAAGACATTGACGATGAAGAGGATGAAGATTTTCTTAAcattgaagaagatgaggcCATTGATAGAGCTGAGACTGGTGAAACAGTTGAAAGTGATGAGCAGACAGACGAGTCTGAGGCCGACTCTGAGGCTGACTCAGAGGCTGTTGATGGGATTGAGGAAGTTACCACCGAAATGCCTGAGACGTCTGATGAATCAGATGGAGGAATGGATGATGATGCTATGTTCCGGATGGATACTTATCTTGCTCGGATCTTCAAGGAGCGAAAGAATCTGGCTGGGGGAGACACTGCTCATCAGCAACTCATGCTGTTTAAGCTTCGTGTTCTTTCTTTGCTAGAAATTTACCTGCATGAAAATCCAG ATAAGCCACAGGTTTTGTTGGTCTACTCAAATTTGGCTCGTGCATTTGTTGAACCGCATACCGCAGAAAGTAGTGAGCAGCTTGGACAGCGCATTTGGGGAAttctacaaaagaaaatattcaaAGCAAAGGACCATCCCAAGGGTGAAGATGTTCAAATATCTACTCTAGAATCATTGTTGCAGAGAAATTTGAAGTTGGCTTCAAAACCAATCAAGAGAAAGAAATCTGCTGCCAACCCGTCAAAGAAGAAGCAGTCAGCCTCATGGAACCGACAGAAAATGATTGTTTCCCTTGCACAGAGTTCTACCTTCTGGATTCTGAAGATCATTGATGCAAGAAATTTTGCAGAGTCTGAGCTGCTGAGAGTTTTTGATATTTTCCAGGGTATACTGGTAGAGTATTTCAACAGTAAGAAGTCTCAAATCAAATCTGAATTTTTGAAAGAAATATTTAGGAGAAGGCCTTGGATAGGGCGTTATCTCTTTGGCTTCCTTTTGGAGAAATGTGGAAGTTCAAAGTCAGACTTTCGGCGAGTAGAGGCACTCGATATGGTGAGTGATATTTTGAAGTCCTCGGGCTTATCTGATG